One genomic window of Boudabousia tangfeifanii includes the following:
- a CDS encoding nitrate reductase subunit alpha: protein MSEAKSSKLLALGSWLRGGEVSNDSRAIFLDGGRSADTFYRQRYSYDKVVRSTHGVNCTGSCSWKVYVKDGVITWESQETDYPSTGPDLPDYEPRGCPRGAAFSWYEYSPTRIRYPYVRSVLLHAYRQKKAELGDPVEAWKAIQDDPQIVKAYKSARGRGGMVRTTWDEAMEIVAAANVSTIKEYGPDRIAGFTVLPAMSMVSFGAGSRYLQLIGGVNLSFYDWYADLPVASPQVFGDQTDVPESGDWFNSDYLIMWGSNVPLTRTPDAHFMTEARYHGQKVVVVSPDYADNTKFADEWLRVNPGTDGALAQAMGHVILKEFHTEKQTPYFLKYLQKYSDSPFLLTLEPEGDHLAPGNFLTAADLPEDGTYASLRNSENAKQRLLVWDADGQVKDPGGTLADRYGEAGKGKWNLKLDGIDPVLSLFETGGHETATVALPRFDLPGQATETGPVGAGTVLRGVPVQRVGDKLVTTVYDLLLANYGVAREGLPGEWPTSYEDASQPGTPAWAEELTGVPANAIIRIARDFAKNAEETNGRSMIIMGAGVNHYYHADTIYRTMLALTTMCGTQGVNGGGWAHYVGQEKVRPMTGWAQYSFALDWVRPPRQMIATGFWYFTTDQWRYDGVRADRLGGPRAGEVFGDLTAADTLVEASQRGWMPSYPAFDRSSLQLGEDAAAAGKPAGQYVSEELAAGRLKFACEDPDAIQNQPKILFNWRTNLLGSSAKGTEFFLRHMIGADSDVQAEELPEGARPKKMTWREEAPQGKLDLMVTADFRNTSTTLFSDIVLPAATWYEKYDLSSTDMHPYVHSFNAAINPPWEARTDFKLFQDLSALVSDFAKDHLGVRQDVISVPLSHDTPDEISGPGAHVLDRSECGWVPGVNMPKIVQVERDYTKILEKYNAIGPLPEKVGMGTKGILFSPDQEIAHLGKVNGTVPTALGPRPAIDTDKKAAEMMLRLSGTTNGRLATQGFTRLDERTGTQTRDLSASSEDVRITFRDVQEKPMSIVTSPEWSGSEHGGRRYSAFVINVEREKPWHTLTGRQHFFLDHDWMKGMGETLPVFRPPLDLFHLYGEAAPGTVGTNGQGQTEVAVRYLTVHNKWAIHSQYFDNLHMLTLGRGGQTVWMSIKDAEKIGVRDNEWIEVANRNGVVSARAVVSHRMPEGTVFMHHAQERTMNTPLNESTGKRGGTHNSLTRIFLKPSHLIGGYGQFNYAFNYIGPTGNQRDEVTVIRRRSQEVQF from the coding sequence ATGAGTGAAGCAAAATCTTCAAAGCTACTGGCGCTAGGGTCGTGGCTCCGCGGGGGAGAAGTCTCCAATGACTCCCGCGCCATCTTCCTAGACGGCGGTCGCTCCGCAGACACCTTCTACCGTCAGCGCTACAGCTACGACAAGGTCGTCCGCTCGACCCACGGTGTGAACTGCACCGGTTCCTGCTCCTGGAAGGTTTACGTCAAAGATGGCGTAATCACCTGGGAATCCCAAGAAACCGACTACCCCAGCACCGGCCCAGATCTACCAGACTACGAACCACGCGGTTGCCCTCGTGGTGCCGCCTTCAGCTGGTACGAATACTCACCAACTCGTATTCGTTACCCCTACGTTCGTTCCGTTTTGCTTCACGCCTACCGGCAGAAGAAAGCCGAACTCGGCGACCCAGTAGAGGCTTGGAAGGCCATCCAAGATGATCCCCAGATCGTCAAGGCCTACAAGTCGGCTCGTGGCCGCGGCGGCATGGTTCGCACCACCTGGGACGAAGCCATGGAAATCGTGGCAGCCGCCAACGTCTCCACCATTAAGGAATACGGCCCTGACCGCATTGCTGGCTTCACCGTGCTCCCAGCAATGTCCATGGTCAGCTTCGGTGCAGGTTCCCGTTACCTCCAGCTAATCGGTGGCGTTAACCTCTCCTTCTACGACTGGTACGCCGACCTTCCAGTGGCCTCGCCACAGGTCTTCGGTGACCAGACCGACGTGCCAGAATCGGGCGACTGGTTCAACTCCGACTACCTCATCATGTGGGGTTCCAACGTTCCGTTGACCCGTACCCCAGACGCACACTTCATGACCGAAGCTCGTTACCACGGACAGAAGGTCGTCGTTGTCTCGCCAGACTATGCCGACAACACCAAGTTCGCGGACGAATGGCTACGCGTCAACCCAGGCACCGACGGCGCCCTCGCCCAGGCCATGGGCCACGTCATCCTCAAGGAATTCCACACTGAAAAGCAGACCCCGTACTTCCTCAAGTACCTGCAGAAGTACTCGGATTCCCCATTCTTGTTGACTCTTGAACCCGAAGGTGACCACCTCGCCCCCGGCAACTTCCTCACCGCCGCAGACCTACCCGAGGACGGCACCTACGCCTCCTTGCGTAACAGCGAAAACGCTAAGCAGCGTCTGCTCGTATGGGATGCCGATGGTCAGGTCAAGGATCCAGGCGGTACCCTCGCTGACCGTTACGGCGAAGCCGGTAAGGGTAAGTGGAACCTCAAGCTAGACGGGATTGACCCAGTCTTGAGCTTGTTCGAAACCGGCGGACACGAAACGGCCACTGTGGCTCTGCCTCGTTTCGACCTTCCTGGCCAGGCAACTGAAACTGGTCCGGTCGGCGCAGGTACCGTCTTGCGTGGCGTGCCTGTTCAGCGCGTTGGGGACAAACTAGTCACCACCGTTTACGACCTCTTGCTAGCCAACTACGGTGTGGCCCGCGAAGGCCTCCCCGGCGAATGGCCCACCAGCTACGAGGATGCCAGCCAGCCCGGCACCCCAGCTTGGGCCGAAGAACTCACCGGTGTTCCAGCCAACGCCATCATCCGTATCGCCCGCGATTTCGCTAAGAACGCGGAAGAAACCAACGGTCGTTCCATGATCATCATGGGTGCCGGCGTGAACCACTACTACCACGCTGACACCATCTACCGCACCATGCTGGCGCTGACCACCATGTGTGGCACCCAGGGTGTTAACGGTGGCGGTTGGGCTCACTATGTGGGTCAGGAAAAGGTCCGTCCAATGACCGGTTGGGCGCAGTACTCCTTCGCCCTCGACTGGGTACGCCCACCACGTCAAATGATTGCGACCGGTTTCTGGTACTTCACCACCGATCAATGGCGTTACGACGGCGTTCGCGCCGACCGCCTCGGTGGCCCTCGCGCCGGTGAAGTCTTCGGCGACCTCACCGCAGCTGACACCTTGGTCGAAGCTTCCCAGCGCGGCTGGATGCCTTCCTACCCGGCCTTCGATCGTTCCTCCTTGCAGCTCGGCGAGGACGCTGCTGCCGCTGGTAAGCCAGCCGGCCAGTACGTCTCCGAAGAACTCGCAGCAGGACGACTCAAGTTCGCTTGTGAAGACCCTGATGCCATCCAGAACCAGCCGAAGATCCTCTTCAACTGGCGTACCAACCTCCTCGGTTCGTCCGCAAAGGGCACCGAATTCTTCCTCCGTCACATGATCGGTGCAGACTCCGACGTGCAGGCCGAAGAATTGCCCGAGGGCGCACGTCCCAAGAAGATGACCTGGCGAGAAGAAGCACCACAGGGCAAGCTGGATCTAATGGTGACCGCGGACTTCCGCAACACCTCCACCACCTTGTTCTCTGACATTGTCTTGCCGGCAGCGACTTGGTACGAAAAGTACGACTTGTCGTCGACCGATATGCACCCCTACGTGCACTCCTTCAACGCGGCCATCAACCCGCCGTGGGAAGCTCGCACCGACTTCAAGCTGTTCCAAGACCTATCCGCCCTCGTTTCGGACTTCGCCAAGGATCACTTGGGTGTCCGTCAGGACGTTATCTCGGTACCGCTCTCGCACGATACCCCGGACGAAATCTCCGGCCCAGGCGCCCACGTCCTCGATCGCTCTGAATGCGGTTGGGTACCAGGCGTCAACATGCCAAAGATCGTCCAGGTTGAGCGCGACTACACCAAGATCTTGGAAAAGTACAACGCCATTGGCCCACTACCTGAAAAGGTCGGCATGGGCACCAAGGGCATCTTGTTCAGCCCAGATCAGGAAATCGCACACCTCGGCAAGGTCAACGGTACGGTTCCAACCGCCCTCGGCCCACGCCCAGCAATCGATACCGACAAGAAGGCCGCAGAAATGATGCTGCGTTTGTCGGGTACTACCAACGGTCGCCTTGCGACCCAAGGTTTCACCCGTCTAGATGAACGCACTGGTACTCAAACTCGCGACCTTTCGGCTTCCTCCGAAGACGTCCGGATTACCTTCCGCGATGTCCAAGAAAAGCCGATGTCGATCGTCACCAGCCCAGAATGGTCCGGTTCGGAACACGGTGGTCGCCGCTACTCCGCCTTCGTCATTAACGTCGAACGCGAAAAGCCATGGCACACCTTGACCGGTCGCCAGCACTTCTTCCTCGACCACGACTGGATGAAGGGCATGGGCGAAACCTTGCCAGTCTTCCGTCCGCCATTGGACCTCTTCCACCTTTACGGGGAAGCAGCCCCAGGCACCGTCGGCACCAATGGGCAAGGCCAAACTGAAGTTGCTGTTCGTTACCTGACCGTACACAACAAGTGGGCAATCCACTCCCAGTACTTCGATAACTTGCACATGCTGACCCTTGGCCGCGGTGGCCAAACCGTCTGGATGTCCATCAAGGACGCCGAAAAGATTGGCGTCCGCGACAACGAATGGATCGAAGTTGCTAACCGTAACGGTGTAGTTTCCGCTCGTGCAGTGGTCTCGCACCGTATGCCAGAAGGCACCGTGTTCATGCACCACGCCCAAGAGCGAACCATGAACACGCCACTCAACGAATCTACCGGTAAGCGCGGTGGTACCCACAACTCGCTAACCCGTATTTTCCTTAAGCCTTCCCACCTAATCGGTGGCTACGGCCAGTTCAACTACGCGTTCAACTACATTGGCCCCACCGGTAACCAACGAGACGAAGTTACGGTCATCCGTCGCCGTAGCCAGGAGGTGCAATTCTGA
- a CDS encoding nitrate/nitrite transporter, with protein MAQLDTSGRVLQGWDPSKEENWDKKIAWRTLWISTFSLTIAFCVWFLVSAIAPKLNQIGFDLSKTQLYWLAAIPGLSGGLMRLIYMFMPPIIGTRKLVGWSSLLFLIPMVGWFFAVQNTATPYWWLLALAAMTGIGGGSFAGYMPSTGYFFPKSQQGTALGLQAGIGNFGVSLVQLLGPWVMGAGLFGLGMVAPVSTDAGDVYVANIALFFVPWTILAAVLAFMYLKDVPIKANFKQQIDIFGNKNTWIMTLIYVMTFGAFSGFSAQFALLINNTFGAASDFAGTVPAADLPKGLTFAFLGPLIGSAMRAAFGPLCDRFGGAIWTLVSGIGMTITTFIAALYLHPTSVSDFWPFLFAMLGMFFFSGVGNAGTFKQMPMILPPRQAGGVIGWTSAIASFGPFFVGVALSGLDAQAFFFGSAAFFLLCTVLTWIYYARPNAPFPG; from the coding sequence ATGGCTCAGCTGGACACTTCCGGTCGCGTCCTACAAGGATGGGACCCCAGCAAGGAAGAAAACTGGGACAAGAAAATTGCTTGGCGCACCCTGTGGATTTCCACCTTCTCGCTCACCATCGCCTTCTGCGTATGGTTCCTAGTTTCGGCTATCGCCCCTAAGCTGAACCAGATTGGTTTCGACCTATCTAAGACCCAGCTTTACTGGTTGGCTGCTATCCCAGGCCTCTCCGGCGGCCTCATGCGACTCATCTACATGTTTATGCCACCGATCATCGGTACCCGTAAACTTGTCGGCTGGTCCTCCCTCCTCTTCCTAATCCCAATGGTTGGCTGGTTCTTCGCCGTACAGAACACCGCCACCCCATACTGGTGGTTGCTCGCACTAGCAGCCATGACCGGTATCGGCGGCGGTTCCTTCGCCGGCTACATGCCATCCACCGGTTACTTCTTCCCCAAGTCTCAGCAGGGAACCGCCCTCGGCTTGCAGGCAGGTATCGGTAACTTCGGTGTCTCCCTCGTTCAGCTTCTCGGCCCTTGGGTAATGGGTGCCGGCCTTTTCGGCCTCGGCATGGTTGCTCCAGTCAGCACCGACGCCGGTGACGTTTACGTTGCCAACATCGCCCTCTTCTTCGTCCCATGGACCATCTTGGCTGCCGTCCTTGCTTTCATGTACCTAAAGGACGTGCCGATCAAGGCAAACTTCAAGCAGCAGATCGATATCTTCGGCAACAAGAACACCTGGATCATGACCCTGATTTACGTGATGACCTTCGGTGCTTTCTCCGGCTTCTCCGCCCAGTTCGCCCTCCTAATCAACAACACCTTCGGTGCTGCTTCTGACTTCGCTGGCACTGTTCCGGCAGCCGACCTACCAAAGGGTTTGACCTTCGCCTTCCTCGGCCCACTAATCGGCTCCGCCATGCGCGCCGCTTTCGGCCCACTCTGTGACCGCTTCGGCGGGGCAATCTGGACCCTAGTTTCCGGTATCGGCATGACCATCACTACCTTCATCGCCGCCCTTTACCTACACCCAACCAGCGTGTCCGACTTCTGGCCATTCCTCTTCGCCATGCTCGGCATGTTCTTCTTCTCCGGTGTGGGTAACGCCGGCACCTTCAAGCAGATGCCAATGATTCTTCCTCCTCGCCAGGCTGGCGGCGTCATCGGCTGGACCTCTGCTATCGCTTCCTTCGGCCCATTCTTCGTGGGTGTGGCCCTCTCCGGTCTTGATGCTCAGGCATTCTTCTTCGGTTCGGCAGCATTCTTCTTGCTCTGCACCGTTTTGACCTGGATCTACTACGCTCGCCCGAACGCTCCGTTCCCAGGCTGA
- a CDS encoding MogA/MoaB family molybdenum cofactor biosynthesis protein, which translates to MKIKEKQFHRLPEPVKGAVITVSDRCHRGTREDKSGPLAVEMLAEYDVICPAPTVIPDEIDLIQQAIKDAIAMGARVVLTTGGTGVTPRDLTPEATAPLLVAQLPGLAEQVRNYGLAKTPLAGLSRGLVGVTSREADGVLVINAPGSSGGVRDTVDVLGPLVPHVLEQLGGGDH; encoded by the coding sequence ATGAAGATTAAAGAAAAGCAATTTCATCGTTTGCCTGAACCGGTAAAGGGTGCGGTGATTACCGTTTCTGATCGTTGCCATCGGGGTACTCGGGAAGATAAATCGGGCCCGCTCGCAGTAGAGATGTTGGCTGAATATGATGTCATTTGCCCTGCCCCAACTGTGATTCCTGACGAGATCGATTTGATTCAACAGGCGATTAAGGATGCGATTGCCATGGGTGCACGGGTTGTCTTAACCACGGGTGGCACTGGCGTAACTCCGCGGGATTTGACGCCTGAAGCGACCGCTCCCCTGTTGGTCGCCCAGCTGCCAGGCCTGGCTGAACAGGTTCGCAATTACGGTTTGGCAAAGACTCCGCTGGCGGGCTTGTCTCGCGGTTTGGTTGGGGTGACTTCGCGGGAAGCCGATGGGGTTTTGGTGATTAACGCTCCAGGTTCTAGTGGTGGTGTTCGCGACACCGTGGACGTCCTCGGCCCACTAGTTCCACATGTTTTGGAACAACTTGGTGGCGGCGATCATTAA
- the moaA gene encoding GTP 3',8-cyclase MoaA translates to MKQKGQSLQLTDKYGRVATDLRVSLTDRCNLRCTYCMPAEGLDWTAKEEILTDEEILRLLNIAVNTLGITKIRFTGGEPLLRRSLVTLVAEAAKLSGPNGRPELSLTTNALGLDKQAEQLAQAGLDRVNISLDSVDRQTYARLARRDRLPDVLKGIAAAKAAGLTPIKINTVAMKDQNLTQAEQLLTFCLEHGYQLRFIEHMPLGPRHTWDLSKVATAAEIIEILETKYQLRPRPNRGSAPAELWDVFPREAIDLDGMEPLGSVGIIASVTRPFCGDCDRTRLTADGSLRSCLFSLEEFSLRDLMRGGASDEELATAWAQTMWQKPAGHGIHEVGFEPPKRTMSAIGG, encoded by the coding sequence TTGAAACAGAAAGGGCAGTCCTTGCAGCTGACGGATAAATACGGGCGAGTCGCGACAGATCTTCGCGTCTCGTTAACCGACCGTTGCAACTTGCGCTGTACCTACTGTATGCCAGCTGAAGGCTTGGATTGGACCGCCAAAGAAGAGATCCTAACCGATGAGGAAATTCTTCGGCTCCTTAATATTGCGGTCAATACCTTGGGGATCACTAAGATTCGTTTTACTGGCGGTGAGCCGTTACTTCGTCGCTCTTTGGTGACATTGGTAGCTGAAGCGGCGAAGCTTTCGGGTCCAAATGGGCGGCCAGAGCTGAGCTTGACTACAAATGCTTTGGGTTTGGATAAGCAGGCCGAGCAGTTGGCACAGGCTGGTTTGGATCGGGTCAACATTTCTTTGGATTCGGTTGATCGGCAAACTTATGCGCGTTTGGCTCGTCGTGATCGTTTGCCTGATGTTTTGAAGGGCATTGCTGCCGCTAAAGCAGCTGGTTTAACTCCCATCAAGATCAATACTGTGGCGATGAAGGACCAGAATCTGACTCAGGCTGAGCAGCTTCTGACTTTCTGTCTCGAACATGGCTACCAGTTGCGTTTTATTGAACACATGCCTTTGGGGCCGCGCCACACTTGGGATCTGTCGAAGGTGGCGACTGCTGCCGAAATTATTGAGATTTTGGAAACGAAGTACCAGTTGCGTCCTCGGCCTAATCGGGGTTCTGCACCGGCAGAACTTTGGGATGTTTTCCCAAGGGAAGCAATCGACCTCGATGGTATGGAACCACTGGGGTCAGTGGGCATTATTGCTTCGGTAACGCGCCCGTTCTGCGGGGATTGTGATCGTACTCGTTTGACCGCTGATGGCAGTTTGCGTTCTTGTTTGTTCTCGCTCGAAGAGTTTTCTTTACGTGATTTGATGCGCGGTGGGGCGAGTGACGAGGAACTAGCGACGGCTTGGGCGCAAACTATGTGGCAAAAGCCGGCTGGGCATGGGATTCACGAAGTCGGTTTCGAACCGCCCAAGCGCACCATGTCTGCGATCGGCGGTTAG
- a CDS encoding MoaD/ThiS family protein — MTDLSLKVRYFAGAAAAAGTSEQVLEVSGESTLAEVVTRLGEDNPDLARVLSVASFLSEGQPVSDRQLPLAQLPAPQLDVLPPFAGG; from the coding sequence ATGACTGATTTGAGTCTAAAAGTTCGTTATTTTGCGGGGGCGGCTGCGGCTGCGGGTACCTCGGAACAGGTGCTTGAAGTTAGTGGTGAGTCGACTCTTGCCGAGGTCGTAACCCGTCTGGGCGAGGATAACCCGGATTTGGCGCGCGTCCTTTCGGTGGCGTCTTTCCTTTCTGAGGGCCAGCCGGTTTCGGATCGGCAGTTGCCTTTGGCGCAACTTCCGGCCCCGCAGTTGGATGTGCTTCCACCTTTTGCTGGCGGCTAA
- a CDS encoding molybdenum cofactor biosynthesis protein MoaE, whose product MTNAEIAAKVREATISDQPLDLDAATAAVNDPRAGAIATFFGQVRNHDHGDEVTFLEYSMHPTAEAEIKQIAAEIAARDELCAVWVAHRVGTLQIGDAALVAAVSAPHRQAAFQALADIVDEVKSRVPIWKCQHFPDGSHEWSNCP is encoded by the coding sequence GTGACCAACGCCGAAATCGCAGCAAAAGTACGTGAGGCAACCATCAGCGATCAGCCCCTCGACCTAGACGCCGCCACGGCCGCGGTCAATGATCCGCGCGCCGGGGCAATCGCCACTTTCTTCGGGCAGGTGCGCAACCACGACCACGGGGACGAAGTAACCTTCTTGGAATATTCCATGCACCCCACAGCCGAGGCCGAAATCAAACAGATCGCTGCCGAAATCGCCGCCCGCGACGAACTCTGCGCCGTGTGGGTGGCACACCGCGTCGGCACTCTCCAAATCGGGGACGCCGCACTAGTCGCTGCCGTTTCTGCCCCGCACCGCCAAGCCGCCTTCCAGGCCCTCGCCGACATTGTCGACGAAGTTAAATCGCGCGTGCCCATCTGGAAATGCCAACATTTCCCCGACGGCAGCCACGAATGGTCCAACTGTCCATAG
- a CDS encoding HesA/MoeB/ThiF family protein produces the protein MSANITSSCANPLEIRPRDLRNVLLEGFGEEGQRALYQAKVLVVGAGGLGSPVLTYLAAAGVGHLGICEFDVIEESNLQRQFLHPYERLGQGKAESARETLQAFAPDLSVDLLGKFPLLAEGETLDNSWIERLSSYQLIVDAADNFETKYSISRACEQLGVPHVWGSIVGWDFSVSVFTPAQGKGLRALFPAIPPAGSTPTGAANGVLGAACGQAGGVMAGEVVKFLTGAGELLTGQVLLVDTLRNSWQTVPFVPLVDSK, from the coding sequence ATGTCCGCAAATATCACATCATCGTGTGCTAACCCGCTTGAGATTCGTCCTCGCGACCTTAGAAATGTCCTGTTGGAGGGTTTTGGCGAGGAAGGTCAACGCGCGCTATATCAGGCAAAGGTCTTGGTGGTTGGGGCTGGCGGTCTGGGTTCTCCGGTCTTGACTTACTTGGCTGCGGCTGGGGTGGGGCATTTGGGAATCTGTGAATTTGATGTGATTGAAGAATCAAATTTGCAGCGTCAGTTCTTGCACCCTTATGAGCGTTTGGGCCAGGGTAAGGCGGAGTCTGCGCGGGAGACTTTGCAGGCTTTTGCCCCAGACCTGTCGGTAGATCTTTTGGGTAAGTTTCCTTTGCTGGCCGAGGGCGAGACTCTGGATAATTCTTGGATAGAGCGTTTGTCCTCGTACCAGTTGATTGTGGATGCGGCCGACAATTTTGAAACCAAGTACTCGATTTCTCGGGCTTGCGAGCAACTGGGGGTGCCGCATGTGTGGGGTTCGATTGTGGGCTGGGATTTTTCGGTTAGTGTTTTTACTCCGGCCCAGGGTAAGGGTTTGCGTGCTTTGTTTCCTGCGATCCCCCCGGCGGGTTCCACTCCGACGGGTGCCGCCAATGGCGTCTTGGGGGCAGCTTGCGGTCAAGCTGGTGGTGTCATGGCTGGTGAGGTGGTGAAGTTTTTGACTGGCGCGGGCGAACTTTTGACTGGACAGGTGTTGCTGGTCGATACGCTGCGTAACTCTTGGCAGACGGTTCCTTTTGTGCCGCTAGTGGACTCCAAGTAG
- the glp gene encoding gephyrin-like molybdotransferase Glp produces the protein MMNPLSVESYLEKILAPISPSKVVTVPLLEAVGMVAAEDMAAKLSVPPFTNSAMDGFAFNSADLSAELPFTLQVVGEVAAGSGEALRCEAGQAIRIMTGAPLPAGANTVVPVELTDQEPGPADLPQAVQVRESVKPGANVRQAGENVQPGDIVVKRGDVLSPAALSALASVGFGQVPVYSRPRVAVISTGDELVPAGVEPGAGQIPDSNSVLLSSLLSQQGYEVQVTPIASDSPEQLLAALQDLANEVDLIISTGGVSAGVYDVVKAATSQLGVDFTKVAMQPGKPQGFGMVNAAGKQIPFVALPGNPVSVFVSFHLFVTPVLATLQGRSGDALTWLEAKQISARIVHEVKSPKGRRQFFPVRFLRDEDGLCCERTHALGSGSHLVATLAQAQGLAIIPAETLQLPADTELPVIDLRLPWF, from the coding sequence ATGATGAATCCGCTTAGTGTTGAGTCTTATTTGGAAAAGATTTTGGCGCCGATTTCTCCCAGTAAAGTGGTGACTGTGCCCCTGTTGGAGGCGGTTGGTATGGTGGCTGCCGAGGATATGGCAGCTAAGCTGTCGGTGCCACCTTTTACTAACTCGGCGATGGATGGTTTTGCTTTCAATAGCGCGGATCTTTCTGCTGAGCTGCCGTTTACTTTGCAGGTAGTTGGCGAGGTCGCTGCCGGTTCTGGTGAGGCCTTGCGCTGTGAGGCGGGGCAGGCAATCCGCATTATGACTGGTGCTCCCCTGCCGGCTGGTGCCAACACGGTTGTGCCCGTGGAACTCACTGACCAGGAGCCTGGCCCGGCTGATTTGCCTCAGGCTGTGCAGGTGCGTGAGAGCGTGAAGCCGGGTGCGAATGTGCGTCAGGCTGGTGAGAATGTGCAGCCTGGTGACATTGTGGTTAAGCGCGGTGATGTGCTCAGCCCGGCCGCGTTGTCGGCTTTGGCTTCGGTTGGTTTTGGACAGGTGCCGGTTTATTCTCGCCCTCGGGTGGCGGTGATTAGCACTGGTGACGAGTTGGTGCCCGCTGGGGTGGAACCGGGTGCGGGACAGATCCCGGATTCGAACTCGGTTTTGCTTTCGAGTTTGTTGTCGCAGCAGGGGTATGAGGTGCAGGTGACTCCGATTGCCTCTGATTCTCCAGAGCAACTGTTGGCTGCTTTGCAGGATTTAGCTAATGAGGTTGATTTGATTATTAGCACTGGTGGTGTTTCTGCCGGTGTTTATGATGTGGTGAAGGCGGCTACTTCACAGCTCGGGGTTGATTTTACTAAGGTGGCGATGCAGCCGGGGAAGCCGCAGGGTTTCGGCATGGTGAATGCTGCCGGTAAGCAGATTCCGTTCGTGGCTTTGCCTGGTAATCCGGTTTCGGTTTTTGTTTCTTTCCATTTGTTTGTGACCCCGGTTTTGGCTACTTTGCAGGGACGCAGTGGGGATGCTTTGACGTGGTTGGAGGCGAAGCAGATTTCGGCTCGGATTGTTCATGAGGTGAAGTCTCCTAAGGGCCGTCGTCAGTTCTTCCCGGTGCGTTTCTTACGGGACGAGGACGGGTTGTGTTGTGAGCGCACCCACGCGTTGGGTTCGGGCTCGCATTTGGTGGCGACTTTGGCTCAGGCGCAGGGTTTGGCGATTATTCCGGCGGAAACTTTGCAGTTGCCCGCCGATACCGAGTTGCCGGTGATTGATTTGCGTTTGCCTTGGTTCTAA
- the moaC gene encoding cyclic pyranopterin monophosphate synthase MoaC, translated as MKFTHLDDAGHAYMVDVTEKKPTVRQATARGRVRVSKPIMAALREGTVPKGDVLAVARIAGISAAKRVPELLPLAHTIGVHGASVDLELAEEHVLITATVRTADRTGVEMEALTAVSVAALTVVDMVKGVDKLVSIEECQIVAKSGGRSGDWVRPENA; from the coding sequence ATGAAGTTTACTCATTTGGATGATGCTGGCCATGCCTACATGGTGGATGTGACCGAGAAGAAGCCGACGGTTCGTCAGGCTACTGCTCGCGGTCGAGTGCGTGTTTCGAAGCCGATTATGGCTGCTTTGCGTGAGGGCACGGTCCCTAAGGGTGACGTTTTGGCAGTGGCTCGTATTGCGGGGATTAGTGCGGCTAAGCGGGTGCCCGAGTTGTTGCCTTTGGCGCACACGATTGGGGTGCATGGGGCTTCGGTTGATTTGGAATTGGCCGAGGAACATGTTTTGATTACTGCCACGGTTCGCACTGCTGACCGTACTGGGGTGGAAATGGAAGCTTTGACGGCTGTGTCTGTGGCTGCTTTGACTGTGGTGGATATGGTCAAGGGCGTCGACAAGCTGGTTAGCATCGAAGAGTGTCAGATTGTCGCTAAGAGCGGTGGCCGCTCTGGTGATTGGGTGCGCCCTGAAAATGCCTGA
- the mobA gene encoding molybdenum cofactor guanylyltransferase has product MPELSASSALSSSLPPLETMSSGNGRQNASARANVPQESFSLPNLGLVLLAGGTGRRLGGASKPDLTLSGNRLVDLVLARCAETFPDSPVVVVAPESLDLPAGTLQTLESPPFGGPAAGVDTGWKFLLERFPALSLVGVLPVDAPRAPFALAALLAAASPLSSASGAMAATGEQLHPTLTLARIKALTAEYAGSDVRDMSLRKYWRPLDLPTYQVPEFFTEDIDTPQDLARQREVD; this is encoded by the coding sequence ATGCCTGAGCTTTCTGCTTCTTCGGCCCTGTCTTCGTCACTGCCCCCGTTAGAGACTATGTCGTCTGGGAATGGTCGCCAGAACGCTAGCGCTAGAGCTAATGTTCCGCAGGAAAGTTTTTCCTTGCCTAATTTGGGTTTGGTGTTGTTAGCTGGTGGCACGGGTCGGCGATTGGGTGGTGCTTCGAAGCCTGATCTGACGCTTTCGGGTAACCGTTTGGTGGATCTGGTTTTGGCTCGTTGCGCGGAAACGTTTCCGGATAGTCCTGTAGTGGTGGTTGCTCCTGAGTCTTTGGATTTGCCTGCTGGCACTTTGCAGACTTTGGAGTCTCCACCTTTTGGTGGGCCTGCGGCGGGAGTGGATACTGGCTGGAAGTTTTTGCTTGAGCGTTTTCCGGCTTTGTCATTGGTTGGCGTTTTACCGGTTGATGCCCCGCGGGCACCTTTTGCTTTGGCTGCGTTGCTTGCCGCTGCTTCTCCCCTTTCGAGCGCTTCGGGGGCGATGGCCGCGACTGGCGAGCAGTTGCATCCGACTTTGACTTTGGCTCGGATTAAGGCTTTAACTGCCGAGTATGCGGGGTCAGATGTGCGTGATATGTCTTTGCGGAAGTATTGGCGCCCATTAGATTTGCCGACTTACCAAGTGCCGGAATTTTTTACTGAGGATATTGATACTCCACAGGATTTAGCTAGGCAACGTGAGGTCGACTAG